From the genome of Brassica napus cultivar Da-Ae unplaced genomic scaffold, Da-Ae ScsIHWf_172;HRSCAF=309, whole genome shotgun sequence:
aattaaatatcctaaatatcatgtttatcatatattaaaatatatttttaaaaatataagtatatatttatggaaaattgcaccctatatacatgaaaaaaaaaatgcattaactaaccaaaatttccccctctctcttactttctcttcctatctctctctactctctctcccaaaatctaatttttcatttttttttggttatttggcaaataagcCCTATATTTATCGGTACAATAGGTTCTTGTTTATcatgattttaaatatcatgataaatatatatatcaaaaaaaaaattaataaaactaatgATTTATACTAAAATCATAGAAGAgatgacaagtaagcaaattaactaaaatcatgaaaaaatgataaataagacaaatcacttcataaatagtagtatagatagatagattgaATAGGCCGGCGTTGAAACCTTTATGTTCAAGATTTTTGAAATTCTTGAACAATCGGTTCTAAGATTGGACCGGTTTTTATTTGCGCTCGGTTTGGTTCAAGttcaaatccaagaaaaaaaatccaaaggGAGAGTGAACTCGTTCACATCACGAGTTGACTCAAAAAACCTCTTATCTTAAACCCTCCTGACTGTCTATTAAACAAATCCTGCTGTAGAGTAGAGAGCTCTCTCTGGCACCAACGAGAAAAAATGGTTTCCCTCTCTAACCAAACCTCGTTTTCTTTCTACCCAAACAACCTTTTCGTTTCCGACAAGACCCGCCTGGGCATCCCCGGAATCAACTTCCCCAGAAAAATCAAGGTGAAAGTGACATGCTTCGCCGCCGACCAACCGCGCCAGCAAAagcaacagaagaagaagaagagtcagAGCACTAATAGCGATGCCGATTCCGGAGTCGACCCAGTTGGGTTTCTCACCAAACTCGGAATCGCCGACAGAATCTTCGCTCAGTTTCTCCGTGAAAGGTTAAAAAAATCTCATCTTTGATCAGAAAATGGTAGAACAAAGAGTTCAAAGTTGTAATCTTTCTACACGAGTTACACTCTAAAACACATCTTACACTACATTCGAAGTTATAAAGTTCGAAACTTTAGCTCTTTAGCTACACTTATCTGTATAAAACGGTAGAACAAAGAGTTTAAAGTTGTAATCTTTGCTACAGTTATGTATATAAAGCGTGTTCCTTTTGTTAAACCCTGTAGGCATAAAGCTATAAAAGACCTTAAAGATGAGCTTCTCAAACGTCACTTCGATCTCAGAGATCTTGCTTCAGGGTATGTATCCCAGTATCCTAGTATCTCACTCACTATATTAGCTAGCAAAATGGTTTTGTCTAATGTATTGAATCCTTCTCCGTGTAGGTTTGAGTTACTAGGGATGCATAGACACATGGAACACCGTGTTGATTTCATAGACTGGGGTCCAGGTGCTCGTTACGGTGCTATAATCGGAGACTTCAACGGATGGTCTCCAACAGAAAACTCTGCTAGAGAAGGATTATTTGGCCATGATGACTTTGGCTATTGGTTCATTATTCTTGAAGATAAGTTAAGAGAAGGCGAAGAACCAGAAGAACTATACTTCCAGCAGTACAACTACGTGGATGACTATGATAAAGGAGACAGCGGTGTAACAGCGGAAGAGGTTTTCCAGAGAGCCAATGATGAGTATTGGGAGCCTGGCGAGGACCGGTTTATCAAGAACCGGTACGAAGTTCCTGCAAAACTATACGAGCAGCTGTTTGGTCCCAACAGTCCACAGACGTTAGAAGATCTAGGTGAGATACCAGACGCAGAGACGAGGTATAAGCAGTACAAGGAGGAGCATAAGAATGATCCACCGAGTAATCTACCTCCATGCGACATCATTGATGACGGTCGAGGGAAACCATATGATATCTATAACGTCGTGACATCTCCGGAATGGACAAAGAAGTTTTATGAGAAGTCACCTCCGATTCCGTATTGGTTAGAGACGCGTAAAGGAAGGAAGGCGTGGTTGGAAAAGTACATTCCTGCTGTTCCACATGGAAGCAAGTATAGATTGTATTTCAACACTCCTGATGGACCGCTTGAACGGGTGCCTGCTTGGGCTACATATGTGCAACCAGGTATAGATAGCATCTGCTTATCTTTTATTTGTTATGTTGATGTTTTCATGGTAATGTATCAAGCATTTAGTCACTGATCTCTAAACAGAGGACGAGGGGAAGCAAGCTTATGCAATTCACTGGGAACCTTCTCCTGAGTCTGCATACAAGTGGAAACACTCCAAGCCAGACAAACCAAAGTCATTGCGCATATACGAATGTCATGTTGGAATCAGTGGGTCTGAGGCAAAGATTTCATCTTTCGAGGAATTTACCAAGAAGGTACCTTACCTCCTAATGCGTCCATTGTATTCTTGTTATGCACATATCTTACTCTTTCTTTGGCTTATGAAACATCAGGTCCTTCCTCATGTGAAAAGAGCAGGATACAATGCAATCCAGTTGATTGGTATCCCTGAGCACAAGGATTATTACACTGTCGGTTATAGGGTCAGCATGCTAAAACTCCTCTCTTTAAAGTTTGTATTTCTTTCCTCATTTGCCATAATTCGTATCCATCACCATTTCAGGTTACTAATTTCTTTGCTGTCAGTAGCCGATATGGAACGCCAGATGACTTCAAACGCTTAGTTGATGAAGCACATGGTAAGTGTTTCTGGTGTCTCTTTTAATGTTGCCAGAGGCTTTGAGTCAAACTTGTTGTTAATGAAGCATATAATAAGTTGAACTAATCTACATACAGGCCTAGGACTCCTTGTCTTCTTAGACATTGTGCAGTCTTATGCAGCAGCTGATCAAATGGTTGGGCTTTCGCTTTTTGATGGTTCAAACGATTGCTATTTTCATCATGGTAATGTTCCATAATTATCAATTTACTTTAAATATCTTTCATGCTTTTGGATGTTCAAACAGTGTtcctttattttaatttgttgatGGCCTAGTCATCGCTATGTAACTGGAAAATAAGCAACATAGTTATTGTGCTACAACCAACGTATATTCATAGCCTTTTGAAGTCTAAAGATGGCCTCAAATATGTTCGACATAGTTGAATATGACCGAGCGTTTCTTAAACACCATGTTCCATTATTCATCTTGCAAACAGGTAAAAGGGGGCATCACAAACACTGGGGCACACGGATGTTCAAATACGGCGACTTggatgtttttcattttctcatTTCAAATCTGAACTGGTAAAGGCAACCACATTGTTATGTGGTTTGTGAATAATGTATTGGGTGTACTCACTCTTTGGTCTAGTAGAAAAGTATCTTGCACTTCGTTGGGATAAGGAATCTGATGCTGTGGCAATTGGATTTTGTAGGTGGATTACAGAGTATCAAGTTGATGGTTACCAATTTCACTCGCTTGCCTCGATGATCTACACGCACAATGGTTTTGCTCCTTTTAACAGCGGTTTTGATGAGTAAGACATCTCCATTCTTTAGATGCTTTGTGTAATTCGGATTTTGGTGACAGTTTGGTCAAATTGTTGATGCTTGTCCTGCTGCAGCTATTGCAATCAGTATGTTGACCGAGATGCTCTGATGTACCTCATTTTGGCCAATGAAATCTTGCACGATTTGCATCCAGATATAATAACCATTGCTGAGGATGTAAGCTACACATCCTTCTTCCTTTGTCAATAAGTTGCACATCATTTTAATGTTCCTTAATTAAAGCATAGTTAGGTTGGGCATATGGCGCTTATGCA
Proteins encoded in this window:
- the LOC125598519 gene encoding 1,4-alpha-glucan-branching enzyme 3, chloroplastic/amyloplastic is translated as MVSLSNQTSFSFYPNNLFVSDKTRLGIPGINFPRKIKVKVTCFAADQPRQQKQQKKKKSQSTNSDADSGVDPVGFLTKLGIADRIFAQFLRERHKAIKDLKDELLKRHFDLRDLASGFELLGMHRHMEHRVDFIDWGPGARYGAIIGDFNGWSPTENSAREGLFGHDDFGYWFIILEDKLREGEEPEELYFQQYNYVDDYDKGDSGVTAEEVFQRANDEYWEPGEDRFIKNRYEVPAKLYEQLFGPNSPQTLEDLGEIPDAETRYKQYKEEHKNDPPSNLPPCDIIDDGRGKPYDIYNVVTSPEWTKKFYEKSPPIPYWLETRKGRKAWLEKYIPAVPHGSKYRLYFNTPDGPLERVPAWATYVQPEDEGKQAYAIHWEPSPESAYKWKHSKPDKPKSLRIYECHVGISGSEAKISSFEEFTKKVLPHVKRAGYNAIQLIGIPEHKDYYTVGYRVTNFFAVSSRYGTPDDFKRLVDEAHGLGLLVFLDIVQSYAAADQMVGLSLFDGSNDCYFHHGKRGHHKHWGTRMFKYGDLDVFHFLISNLNWWITEYQVDGYQFHSLASMIYTHNGFAPFNSGFDDYCNQYVDRDALMYLILANEILHDLHPDIITIAEDATYYPGLCEPVSQGGLGFDYYVNLSATEMWVSLLDTVPDSEWSMSKIVSTLVANKEYADKMLSYAESHNQSISGGRSFAEILFGGVQNEIKLLDRGVSLHKMIRLLTFTIGGRAYLNFMGNEFGHPERVEFPTQSNKFSFSLANRRWDLLESGIHHQLFSFDKDLMDLDKSKGILSRGLPSIHHVNDANMVISFSRGPFLFIFNFHPSNSYEKYGVGVEEAGEYTMILNSDEAKYGGQGLLKEDQYLQRSISKRIDGQRNCLEVFLPSRTAQVYKLTRILRI